The Betaproteobacteria bacterium genome includes a window with the following:
- a CDS encoding LEA type 2 family protein → MRPVVSHRLAAFALICASLFSGCQSMQDLIGGAPKPTAHVIGASVRGLSLENIVLLFDVEVENPYAASLPLIDLGYSLTSGGGKFLEGSVKPTGSIPARGKQVIQLPATVQFSSLFATLKGVKPGAIVPYTADFKLGVDAPVLGRLDVPLSKSGELPIPAVPQVELTSLAIGKLGLDQMTASAKLQVKNTNQFPLDLTKLGVSFALGGQEVGGSKLANSVNLPAGQATTLEVPLSFSPRAVGIGLVNLLRGNQIAYKVSGSIDANTRFGPLSLPFSHIGNTAVTR, encoded by the coding sequence GTCGTCAGTCATCGCCTTGCCGCATTCGCCCTGATCTGCGCGTCCCTTTTCAGCGGCTGCCAGTCGATGCAGGACTTGATCGGCGGCGCGCCGAAGCCGACCGCGCATGTCATCGGCGCCAGCGTCCGCGGGCTCTCGCTGGAAAATATCGTGCTGCTGTTCGACGTCGAGGTCGAGAATCCCTACGCCGCCAGCCTGCCGCTGATCGACCTCGGTTATTCGCTGACCAGCGGCGGCGGGAAATTTCTGGAAGGCTCGGTCAAGCCCACCGGCTCGATTCCGGCGCGCGGCAAGCAGGTAATCCAACTTCCGGCCACCGTGCAGTTTTCGTCGCTGTTCGCCACGCTCAAAGGCGTGAAGCCCGGCGCAATCGTCCCCTATACCGCGGATTTCAAGCTCGGCGTCGATGCACCGGTGCTTGGCCGGCTCGACGTGCCGTTGTCGAAGAGCGGAGAGCTGCCGATACCCGCCGTGCCGCAGGTTGAATTGACCTCGCTTGCCATCGGCAAGCTGGGCCTCGACCAGATGACGGCCTCGGCGAAGTTGCAGGTGAAGAACACCAACCAGTTTCCCCTCGATCTGACGAAGCTCGGCGTGAGCTTCGCGCTCGGCGGGCAGGAAGTCGGCGGCAGCAAGCTGGCAAATTCGGTCAACCTTCCCGCAGGACAGGCGACGACGCTGGAAGTGCCGTTGTCGTTCTCGCCCCGCGCTGTCGGAATCGGACTCGTGAATCTGCTGCGCGGCAACCAGATCGCCTACAAGGTTTCCGGTTCGATCGATGCCAACACGCGCTTCGGCCCGCTCTCGCTGCCGTTCAGCCACATCGGGAATACGGCGGTTACGAGGTAA
- a CDS encoding shikimate dehydrogenase, with protein MKKPLRSSYRVGLIGAGIQASRTPSMHEHEAAEQGLRCEYRLIDLEKLQVGANALPDLLKEAESKGFAGLNITYPCKQSVLELLHELSDDARAIGAVNTVVLSNGRRVGYNTDWWGFAESFRRGLPDVQMNSVVQLGAGGAGAAVAHAALTLGTRKLAIFDLDASRAQNLAADLCARFGAGRAVTGADLGAAMAKTDGLIHATPTGMVKYPGLPLPAELLRSALWVAEIVYFPLETELLRVARRLGCRTMNGSGMAVFQAVEAFRLFTGIRPDAERMQRHFASMGAS; from the coding sequence ATGAAGAAACCTCTCCGATCCTCTTATCGGGTCGGCCTGATCGGTGCCGGCATCCAGGCCTCGCGCACGCCGTCCATGCACGAGCACGAAGCTGCGGAGCAGGGGCTGCGCTGCGAATACCGGCTCATCGACCTGGAGAAGCTGCAGGTCGGTGCCAACGCATTGCCGGACTTGCTGAAAGAGGCCGAAAGCAAAGGTTTCGCCGGACTCAACATTACCTATCCGTGCAAGCAATCCGTGCTCGAGCTGTTGCATGAGCTGTCCGACGATGCGCGCGCCATAGGCGCCGTCAACACCGTCGTGCTGTCGAACGGACGGCGTGTCGGCTACAACACCGACTGGTGGGGCTTCGCCGAAAGTTTTCGCCGTGGACTGCCCGATGTGCAAATGAACAGCGTGGTCCAGCTCGGCGCCGGCGGGGCGGGTGCGGCGGTCGCCCATGCCGCGCTGACTCTGGGTACCCGAAAGCTGGCGATCTTCGATCTGGACGCGAGTCGCGCGCAAAATCTGGCCGCCGATCTTTGCGCACGTTTCGGCGCCGGTCGAGCAGTAACGGGCGCCGACCTGGGTGCGGCGATGGCGAAGACAGACGGGCTGATCCACGCCACGCCGACGGGAATGGTGAAATATCCCGGGCTGCCGCTTCCGGCTGAATTGCTGCGGTCTGCGCTGTGGGTCGCGGAGATCGTCTACTTCCCGCTGGAGACCGAATTGTTGCGCGTGGCGCGCCGGCTTGGTTGCCGCACCATGAACGGCAGCGGCATGGCGGTATTCCAGGCGGTCGAGGCTTTCCGGCTGTTTACCGGCATAAGGCCGGACGCGGAGCGGATGCAGCGTCATTTCGCGTCGATGGGCGCAAGCTGA
- a CDS encoding MFS transporter, whose translation MSIQTQAAPRTRVRFFILSLLTIGTMINYLDRTVLGIAAPSLTGELGFSAATMGIVFSAFSWTYAAMQIPGGIFLDRFGTRLTYFLSLTFWSLSTLLHGLATNLASLLTFRFALGVSEAPCFPTNSRVVATWFPQQERAFATGVYTVGEYVGLAFLSPLLFWIMGAFGWRALFVVVGVAGILFGLVWWRSYREPHESAAANQAELDYIAAGGGIVTPKAANAKFEWRLVGRLLRFRQLVGICIGQFAGNSTLVFFLTWFPTYLATERHMGWLKIGFFTVLPFIAASVGVLFGGWWSDSLLKRGRSANIARKLPIITGLLLASVIVTANYVDSDYVVIGILSLAFFAQGMAALGWTLVSDIAPEGLLGLTGGIFNFAANLAGIITPLVIGFIVAATGSFVGALTFIAVVALIGAFSYIFVVGDIHRIELE comes from the coding sequence ATGTCCATACAGACGCAGGCCGCGCCGCGCACGCGCGTGCGCTTCTTCATTCTGAGCCTGTTGACCATCGGCACGATGATCAATTATCTCGACCGCACCGTGCTCGGCATCGCGGCGCCTTCGCTGACCGGCGAACTCGGATTCAGCGCGGCGACGATGGGCATCGTCTTCTCCGCGTTTTCCTGGACGTATGCGGCCATGCAGATACCCGGCGGCATCTTTCTGGATCGCTTCGGCACCAGGCTGACGTATTTTCTGTCGCTGACGTTCTGGTCGCTGTCGACCTTGCTGCACGGACTCGCGACCAATCTCGCCTCGCTGTTGACCTTCCGCTTTGCGCTCGGCGTGAGCGAAGCGCCGTGCTTCCCGACAAACAGCCGCGTCGTCGCAACCTGGTTTCCGCAGCAGGAACGCGCGTTCGCAACCGGCGTTTACACCGTCGGCGAATATGTCGGCCTCGCCTTCCTGAGCCCGCTGCTGTTCTGGATCATGGGTGCCTTCGGCTGGCGCGCGCTGTTCGTCGTCGTCGGCGTCGCCGGCATCCTCTTCGGCCTGGTATGGTGGCGCAGCTATCGCGAACCGCATGAAAGCGCGGCGGCGAACCAGGCCGAGCTCGACTACATCGCGGCCGGCGGCGGCATCGTGACGCCGAAAGCGGCAAATGCGAAGTTCGAGTGGCGCCTGGTGGGCCGGCTGCTGCGCTTCCGCCAGCTGGTGGGCATCTGCATCGGACAGTTCGCCGGCAACTCGACGCTCGTGTTCTTCCTGACCTGGTTCCCGACCTACCTCGCGACCGAACGGCACATGGGCTGGCTCAAGATCGGATTCTTCACCGTGCTGCCTTTCATCGCCGCCTCGGTCGGCGTGCTCTTCGGCGGCTGGTGGTCGGATTCGCTGCTCAAGCGCGGCCGCTCGGCCAACATCGCTCGCAAGCTGCCGATCATCACCGGACTGCTGCTCGCATCGGTCATTGTCACGGCGAATTACGTGGACAGCGACTACGTCGTGATCGGGATTCTTTCGCTGGCTTTCTTCGCTCAGGGCATGGCCGCGCTGGGCTGGACGCTGGTCTCCGACATTGCGCCGGAGGGTTTGCTCGGCCTGACCGGCGGCATCTTTAACTTCGCGGCCAATCTCGCCGGGATCATCACGCCGCTGGTGATCGGTTTCATCGTCGCCGCCACCGGCTCGTTCGTCGGTGCGCTGACTTTCATTGCCGTTGTTGCGCTGATCGGCGCCTTTTCCTACATCTTCGTCGTCGGTGACATTCACCGCATAGAGCTGGAATAG
- a CDS encoding cyclic nucleotide-binding domain-containing protein: MELDFTQPSAQDEGYDPAVARKCFESFGKTENFAEMESFFAEGQASDKMYLLVEGEVSLVRSKKTLDIVKPGEIFGEIAVITQQPRAASASARKFCQALVLDARQFQQAIQATPEFALMLMNIMNNRLRLTIALMKQTASLPSLDDRDELRVFDKKMMEELVAAFRARPPQTFPAGRVIMKEGDAGVSMYILIRGRVSVSIRTIVVERVGPGGTFGEMALVDKASRMATAIADTECQLLTISRNDFLNLVMTKPGFAISLLKTIADRLRNMTAQKNRG; this comes from the coding sequence ATGGAACTCGATTTCACCCAACCTTCCGCGCAAGACGAGGGCTACGACCCGGCGGTCGCGCGCAAATGCTTCGAATCTTTCGGCAAGACGGAAAATTTTGCCGAAATGGAAAGCTTTTTCGCCGAAGGTCAGGCCAGCGACAAGATGTATCTGCTGGTCGAAGGCGAAGTCAGCCTGGTTCGCAGCAAGAAGACGCTCGATATCGTCAAACCCGGTGAGATATTCGGCGAGATAGCGGTCATTACGCAGCAGCCGCGCGCCGCCTCGGCGTCGGCCCGCAAGTTCTGCCAGGCATTGGTGCTCGACGCCAGGCAATTCCAGCAGGCGATCCAGGCCACGCCGGAATTCGCGCTGATGCTCATGAACATCATGAATAACCGGCTGCGCCTGACGATCGCACTGATGAAACAGACTGCCAGCCTGCCGAGCCTGGACGATCGCGACGAATTGAGGGTGTTCGACAAGAAGATGATGGAGGAACTGGTCGCCGCCTTCAGGGCGAGGCCGCCACAGACCTTCCCGGCGGGCCGGGTCATCATGAAGGAAGGCGACGCCGGCGTTTCGATGTACATCTTGATCCGCGGCAGGGTCTCGGTGTCGATCAGGACGATCGTCGTCGAACGGGTTGGCCCGGGGGGCACCTTCGGCGAGATGGCGCTGGTCGACAAGGCCTCACGAATGGCGACAGCGATCGCCGATACGGAATGTCAGTTGCTGACCATCAGCCGCAACGACTTCCTGAATCTCGTCATGACCAAGCCCGGCTTCGCCATCTCGCTGCTCAAGACCATCGCCGACCGTCTGCGGAACATGACGGCTCAAAAGAATAGGGGCTAG
- a CDS encoding amidase: protein MSPFLSAKKLAALIRRKKIGSVELLDLYLERVARLNPKLNAIVVLDEKRARDRAHKADRAAAKGDWKGPLHGVPMTVKESFDLEGHPTTWGRVDMKGNIAKRHALAVQRLMDAGAVVFGKTNVPALLADWQTFNPVYGTTNNPWDVTRGPGGSSGGAAAALAAGLTGLELGSDIGASIRNPAHYCGVFGHKPTFKLCPITGHNLPPNLAVKDMLVIGPMGRSADDLEIPLKLISQPDEMEARGVKIALARPKPDVKKLKVAVLTTAATAEVDDSVQAAVLAAAQAFAKRGAKVSETTRPDFDLHEAHRTFIHLLRGATSSALNDEQFAHQRELTAKNALGDDSYVAWMTHANTMPVREWHGWNEKRERIRRAWAEFFREWDLLLCPAAATAAFAHNQKSERWERMVMVNGKPQPSTTQMFWAGFPGMAFLPSTVAPAGFTKEGLPLGVQIVGPQYGDLATIAAAQFLEREFQPFVAPKGYE from the coding sequence ATGTCCCCCTTCCTCTCCGCAAAAAAGCTGGCCGCGCTCATCCGCCGCAAGAAGATCGGCAGCGTCGAACTGCTCGACCTCTACCTCGAACGGGTGGCCCGCCTGAATCCGAAACTCAACGCCATCGTCGTGCTCGACGAGAAGCGCGCACGCGACCGGGCGCACAAGGCGGACCGCGCCGCCGCGAAAGGCGACTGGAAGGGACCGCTGCACGGTGTACCGATGACGGTGAAGGAGTCCTTCGACCTGGAAGGCCATCCGACCACCTGGGGCCGCGTCGACATGAAGGGCAACATCGCGAAACGGCACGCTCTCGCCGTGCAGCGCTTGATGGACGCCGGCGCGGTCGTATTCGGCAAGACCAATGTGCCGGCGCTGCTGGCGGACTGGCAGACTTTCAATCCGGTCTACGGCACGACGAACAATCCCTGGGATGTGACCCGCGGCCCGGGTGGTTCATCCGGCGGTGCCGCGGCGGCGCTCGCCGCCGGACTGACCGGGCTCGAGCTCGGCAGCGATATCGGTGCGTCGATTCGCAATCCCGCGCATTACTGCGGCGTGTTCGGCCACAAGCCGACTTTCAAACTCTGCCCGATCACCGGACATAACCTGCCGCCGAACCTGGCCGTCAAGGACATGCTGGTCATCGGCCCGATGGGGCGCAGCGCGGACGACCTGGAAATTCCGCTGAAGCTCATTTCGCAACCGGACGAAATGGAAGCGCGCGGCGTGAAGATCGCGCTGGCCAGGCCGAAGCCCGACGTGAAAAAGCTGAAGGTCGCCGTGCTGACCACCGCCGCGACCGCGGAGGTCGACGACTCCGTGCAGGCTGCCGTACTCGCGGCAGCGCAGGCCTTCGCGAAACGCGGCGCGAAGGTCAGCGAAACCACGCGGCCGGATTTCGACCTGCACGAAGCACACCGCACCTTCATTCACCTGCTGCGCGGCGCAACGTCGTCCGCGCTGAACGACGAACAGTTTGCGCACCAACGCGAACTCACGGCAAAAAATGCACTGGGAGACGACAGTTACGTCGCCTGGATGACGCATGCCAATACGATGCCGGTGCGCGAGTGGCATGGATGGAACGAGAAGCGCGAGCGGATTCGCCGCGCATGGGCGGAGTTCTTCCGCGAATGGGATCTGCTGCTCTGCCCCGCCGCAGCGACCGCCGCATTTGCGCACAACCAGAAAAGCGAGCGCTGGGAGCGCATGGTCATGGTCAACGGCAAGCCGCAACCGTCCACCACGCAGATGTTCTGGGCCGGATTTCCCGGCATGGCTTTTCTGCCTTCGACCGTCGCGCCCGCCGGATTTACCAAAGAAGGATTGCCGCTCGGCGTGCAGATCGTCGGGCCGCAATACGGCGACCTCGCCACCATCGCAGCGGCGCAATTCCTCGAACGCGAGTTCCAGCCCTTCGTCGCCCCGAAAGGTTATGAGTGA